Part of the Synechococcus sp. HK01-R genome is shown below.
CGGTCGTGCTGCAGAGGCGGAATTGTGCGGTTCTGTTTGGGATCCAGTCCCTCCAGCCAGGCCTTGCGGGCATGCACGCTGAATCGTGATGCGCCAGCGGCGGCCACTGCATCCACGAAGGCGGTGAGTAAAACATCGCTGTCGAGCGCATCGATACCGACCCGATGCTTGACCGTCACCGGCAGATCCGAAGCGGCTTTCATAGCTGCGACGCATCGGGCCACCGTCTCTGGTTCGGCCATCAGGCAGGCACCGAAATTCCCTGCTTGCACTCTGGGGCTCGGGCAGCCCACGTTGAGGTTGATCTCGTCATAGCCCCAGTCGGCGGCCATTCGGGTTGCTTCCGCCAGCAGCAGGGGATTGTCTCCACCCACTTGCAAGGCAAGGGGGTGCTCTTCTGGATCAAATCCCAGCAGTCGCTCCCGCCGATCGCTGTGGTGCAACGCTTGGGCCACCACCATCTCGCTGTAGAGCAAGGCTCTCCTGCTGATCTGCCGCATCAGCAGGCGGAAGTGACGATCGGTGCAGTCGAGCATTGGCGCCACACTGAAGCGCCAGGGCGGTTCCCGGTCGGAGCTGGTGGGGGAATCCATCCCCCCATGCTGCCTCGCGCCAGGCCTCGCTTAGAACACCATCATTGCTTTTGCTCTCTGCCATGACCTTTTCCATTCGGCAGCGGCTACTGAGCCGTCGCTCTCTGCTGGGCCGCGTCATGGTGGTTGCGTTCGGTTGGATGGCAGCTCCCAGGCCTGTCCTGGCGGCGTCTAAGGCAGCAGACCCCGCCTGGACTCTCTCGGATGCTGAATGGAAGCGTCGGCTCACACCAGAGGCCTATCAAGTGTTGCGGCGGGAAGGGACCGAGCGCCCCTTCACCAGTCCCCTGAATGGTGAGAAGCGCAAGGGCACGTATCACTGCGCTGGCTGTGACCTGCCTCTGTTTTCCTCTGCCGCCAAGTTCGACAGCGGTACGGGTTGGCCCAGCTTCTGGGAGCCGTTGGCCGGTGCGGTTGCCACGAAAGTAGATTTCAAATTGATCATTCCGCGCACCGAGTACCACTGCCGTCGTTGCGGGGGCCATCAGGGTCATGTGTTTGATGACGGTCCAAGGCCCACCGGCAAGCGCTACTGCAACAACGGCGTCGCCCTCCGGTTCCAGCCCTCTGCATGATCTGATCGTGATCGGCGGTGGTGCCGCCGGCTTCATGGCAGCAATCACGGCTGCCGAGCAGGGGCTCAGGGATGTCCTGGTCCTCGAGGCCACCCCTGAGCCCCTCAGCAAGGTGCGCATCAGCGGCGGCGGTCGTTGCAATGTCACCCATGCCTGCTGGGATCCGATCGAACTGGTGGGCCATTACCCCCGCGGTAATCGCCCCCTGCGCGGTCCCTTCAGTCGTTTCGCCTGCGGGGATGCTGTGGGCTGGTTTGCCGATCGAGGTCTGGAGCTTGTCGAGGAGCCGGATGGTCGGATGTTTCCTGTCGCCAACCGATCAGAGGCGGTGATCCAGTGTTTGCGCCGTGCAGCTCGGAGTGCTGGGGTTGAGCTTCAGCTGCGTGCTCCGGTGCGCAGCCTGCGGCAGCAGGACGAAGGGTTTCTGCTCGAGGGCCATGGCCGCCAAGGCGAGACAGCTCCGCTTTGGACGGCCCGTCGGGTGCTCGTGGCCACCGGTGGTCATCCCAGT
Proteins encoded:
- the msrB gene encoding peptide-methionine (R)-S-oxide reductase MsrB, with the translated sequence MTFSIRQRLLSRRSLLGRVMVVAFGWMAAPRPVLAASKAADPAWTLSDAEWKRRLTPEAYQVLRREGTERPFTSPLNGEKRKGTYHCAGCDLPLFSSAAKFDSGTGWPSFWEPLAGAVATKVDFKLIIPRTEYHCRRCGGHQGHVFDDGPRPTGKRYCNNGVALRFQPSA
- the dusA gene encoding tRNA dihydrouridine(20/20a) synthase DusA, which encodes MDSPTSSDREPPWRFSVAPMLDCTDRHFRLLMRQISRRALLYSEMVVAQALHHSDRRERLLGFDPEEHPLALQVGGDNPLLLAEATRMAADWGYDEINLNVGCPSPRVQAGNFGACLMAEPETVARCVAAMKAASDLPVTVKHRVGIDALDSDVLLTAFVDAVAAAGASRFSVHARKAWLEGLDPKQNRTIPPLQHDRVIALKERRPELTIELNGGLDTPSDCLNALRHCDGAMVGRAAYAHPLRWAEVDQLIYGDSARPPVSASGVVRGLMPHAERHLQRGGRLWDMGRHLVQLVEGVPGARHWRRDLGQNAQRKGADLTVLESAARQLEDAGL